GGATTGTCAGCATTCATTAAAGCTTGAACAATACAAAAATGTCCATTGTGTCAATTACTTCCTGGTCTCACAAAGGTTGTCCCTTGGAACTGAGTATCATTTTTACTAGATAATCTATTTTAGATTTTGTATTTCATGAGACAAGTACATATCGGGAACTGagaacataataataaaaaaacagattATCAAAATATTAAAgcattataaaaatggaaaacagGAACAAAACATTCTTAAGTTAATTTAGATAactgtacaaaaatatatatacattatgtACAATAACTATAAAAAGCAAGATTACAACACACCTTACAGCATGCTGCAAACTTTCCAGTCTTGTTACAAATATGGTTTCCATTCCACTCAATTGGTTTACTTAGGGTTTGCTAAAAATGAGTTGTCCCACAAGGACAACTTACTGTATTTAGCACCAAAATGGAGCCAGAGTGTGAACTCCAGCTGTTACTGCCTTGGTGCGGGTtcattatatattgtatataaaaaTAGTAAGAGCTTTTTCCAGTTGCATTACTGGGTACAAAATAGATCACTGTACTCAGTGAATACTGCATGATGCCAGCGAATGTACAGGGACATTATATTGTACCCAGGGCAGCTTTGGTAGTTTGGTTCATCTTACTTTCTTCAAACCAGTGGCTGGGGTCATTCAACAATCAAGTCTTAAAAAAAAGACCTTCCTTTAAACAATCTTAAATACGATTTTGTGCTATAAAATGATGTTTAGCAATGAGATGCAAAGTCATTTCAAGTTATACAGTCTTTTTAGGTGTGTTCCTATGGATCTATGCCATATCTCCATACATTTTTCTGTAGTACATGGACTCGAAGATGTCGTTGTCTCCTGGGCAGTTGTAATGGCATGCGCATGTCTTAATGAACATCATCTTCTTCTTCATGACCTCACCATCAGGACACTTGAACTCTACTGGGAGGGTGGCTGTTCTGTGAGGAGTGCAGCAACGGCCATCTGTGCAAACCCCACAAAACTTGGCTCTGTAGGTCTTCACACTTGTGCAGCCAGAAAGCTCAAACTTGATTGGTTTGGAAATTTTTGGAGTGCGGATGCATTTCTTTCCTTTCTGTTATGGAGAAATAAAGAAATTGTACGTTAGAAATCTAAATCATAGGTAAACTCGCTGAATAACAGTGAATGTTCAATGgagtatttttatatttcattCTAGCATTGTTACTGTACTAAATAGTACAAGTAATAATTGATGAATGCGTACATACGACTTTAACTATATTTGCCATATTCACATGTTCCTCTATGACACTGAAAAGGTTGCTCACCTTAATGTTTTCCTCCAGATCAGCCTCACAAGGTCTGACCATGCAGAGACGGCTCTGTTTCTCAAGTCTGCAGTGCTCATTGTCATTGGTAACGCGAGTAGAGATTCCCATACCACAGGTCTTTGAGCAAGCACTCCACTCAGTGGTCTGCACCAAACAGTTGGCTCGGATCAGAGATGGATCAGGACCATATGTTTCCTCCATTCGGAAAgctgtgaatgaaaaaatagacATGAAAAGTCTATTCAAAAACATGGATTCACAATCCCTCAAGCTATGGGGCAGTAGCTTTAATGTCTATGGCATCACAAAATTATAATTTCTCACTTCCATTTATCTAAGCATGTAGCTAGTATGTAATATAGTGATACTATAGAATACAACTTACCAGGAAGAGCAGGTCCAACCATGGTCTTCTCCATAGgctgatcacagacccattcttCACAGCATTTGCCGGGCAGTTTTACTCTTCTTGGGTAGGGACAGTCAGGACTAGGGAGACGGATGTCCATGCTGCATAGTGGAACACAGCCTACTCCTCCATCTAGACAAGTGCACTGGTACTTGCAGCTGCTTTGGAAAGACTCTCCACTTCTGTAGACCATGCCTCCAAATACACATGGGGCACCTTCCTTGGCTAGAATGAAAATAATAATAGTGCAATTTAGAATTTTTGTACAAAGAGGTCCAACGATGTAGACCAACTTTTTATTAAGTGCTGATTATTCATACTGTACATCTTTAATGTATATAAGTGTTGTAATTTAGAAAATAGCAGAGGCATGTAATATTGAGCAAATTAATACTGGATTTTTAAAAAACCAGCAGTCGTACTAAATAACAGCAGAGTGTGGTTAATCTGATCTTATCACTATCACCTCTTCTCTATTTTCTTATGACTACCCAGTCTATTTGGTGAAGCAAATACTGTAGCAATCTAGATGTAAACTTACCAGTGCAAACTCCAATTTTTCGGTTCATTCTTGACCCAAAATCACAGAAAAGTCCTTTGTGAGGGTCACACACGTCTTTCTCGGTGCAGAGTTCACCCAGCTGTTTAGCGCatactttacagcagccacatccATCTTGCACAAGACTGACACCAGGTTCGCATTCAGGTACCCTCTGTGGGCATTTGCATTCCCCATTGCAATCCTGGGCATCACATACCTGTAATGCAGAACAAAAACATCAGTAAGCTGAATTGTATGCTTCTCACACCCTGACTGCTAGTATAGGTGCATTGTACACCAAAAATGGTATACAACTATATAgcatataaaaagaaaatgtccCATGTCCTGATTTTAAAGCCCCCAATAAATAACTCAATCCACCTTAAAACGAATGTCATTTCAACTTACCCAGGAGAGCAGAGCAACCACGAGCAGAGTTGTCACTTTTCCTGAAGCCATTGCTCAATATTCTTTAAGTCAAAAGAAAGTCTTCTGTCGTTCTCTGTCTGTAGATCTCAATGGGATCTCGTTTAGGGTTTCTTGCTTTTATTTCAGAGTTTCTTAGCCTCCTTCCTCAGTCCCTGTTTGCTGAATTTGATTCCTCTCTCAGGTTCTGGAAGAGTTGTTGTGTGAGTCTAGCAGGGAACTGCTGCCTTTTTATACGCTGCTAGCTGTCGAGACAGGCCAATGAGCTGAATGGAGTCCTACACAAGCAGGAACATTCCTTACATTCCTCCCAACCTTCCTGCCCCATCAGCTCACACCGGATTGATCCTGACCCCTTGACACTCCACATTCCTTCTGTCTGAAAAAACTGGCACACTCCACAGCACAAAAAAGGTGCTGTATCCTTGCCATCAAATAGGATTTTCTCCTTGCTTTTATATAATTTCCACTCTGCCTTCTATAATTTTATATGAAAAGGAGGTTTCAACCTTGTTTTTGTATGGCTAACCTCTGTTCCAGACTGCCGTACCCATTCCACTTTTATGGAACAATGATCATGTTAACACAGCCAACGCTAAGATGTTACCACAATGTAAAAATACATTCTTTCTTGTTCCGTAAGCAACCTAGACAAGGGAGGGGCAGCGTAAGGAAAgaatactttttttaaatctattattTCATTAGGAACCTATGCTACTTTAGGtaacattatctatctatctatctatctatctatctatctatctatttatctatctatccatctatccatccatctgtatctatctatctaaagaaAAAACAGCAGTATTTGTTAATGATGTGGTAGGTGCAAATCATCCTAGACTGTCAGCTCAAGGTCCAAgtataaaaaaatacagaaaaaaggaaACACTTCAAATAAGGTGAAGGGTGGCAAACCTACTTTTATTCACCCCAACTGCAAAATTTCAGCCCAATTCTAAGCAAtcttttgtatctatctatctatctatctatctatttttttcctttgcaCTTTTTGGCATTTTTAGGGAGTTCAGATTTAGTCAAATAGTcaccattgacttttttttagaaACAACAAGTCATATTAAAGAATTTTGCCCATCTGGGACATCAATGGCAttctgctaggatatgccatcaatatcagataggtgtggatcccactATAGGACTCACTCCCATCTAGAGAACGGGGCCCTCAAAATGAAGGAGATCACATAGCACATGTACAGCACTTTTGACTATTTTTGAAAGacccatagtggtgaatagagAGCGCACCATGCAAGGCTGGGGACCTCTCCATTTGCCACTATGGGATTTTCAGAAATAGGATAAGTATAGGGATGGCACTCTAGTCATAGGTACTGTATGTAAAGGATATTTTATTAGTGGGCTGGTATATGCCAGCTGTTGGGAAAAAGGATAATAACTAGTATAAAATGTGGACAATATAATAACAATTCACAATTTGTGGATTAAAAAACAACAGTGCATATAAcagtaaaaatgcataaaaaagagTAGAAATGGATCCTAGGTAAAAAAATGGCGTTCTCCTTTGAAGTGGAAAAATGTAGAACAATAGAATAATAATGTATACGGTACATACAATAAATTGATGATAGTATGAAAAATGAGGTAGTAAAAATCCAATCTTGTCATGTAAGGAACGAATATAGATGAGAGGTGGGggcccccttttttttatatttgaggGAATTAGTGTCCGATCTGAATTTGCTCCCTTTGTTTCAGATGGGTATAAAGTTTCACCTCCGGTTGGTGATAATTTGTTTCAACAGTTGTCCCACAATAATGTTGTAATAGAGTACTGCTGTTTTtagcaggtacgttaccctcctgtAGACGAGATGTGGGTTGGTGAGCGGCTCCTGGCGGGCTCCTGGCTTCCACGTGTCTTCTTCCCGCTCAAAGACTTACTTCCTGCTTGTGGAGCTGTATGCTCGGCCCGTCTGCTGCTGCGGCTGTGCgtgacttccggtgacgtcacctgcgctTACTGACTCTCCCGCTCAATTTCCATCGGCGTTACACGTGCTGTCCGATGGCGGGAATAAGAGGCTGCATCGGACAGCACGTGTAACGCCGATGGAAGCAGACGGGCCGAGCATACAGCTCCACAAGCAGGAAGTAAGTCTTTGAGCGGGAAGAAGACACGTGGAAGCCAGGAGCCCGCCAGGAGCCGCTCACCAACCCACATCTCGTCTacaggagggtaacgtacctgctaAAAACAGCAGTACTCTATTACAACATTATTGTGGGACAACTGTTGAAACAAATTATCACCAACCGGAGGTGAAACTTTATACCCATCTGAAACAAAGGGAGCAAATTCAGATCGGACACTAATTCcctcaaatataaaaaaaagggggccCCCACCTCTCATCTATATTCGTTCCTTACATGACAAGATTGGATTTTTACTACCTCATTTTTCATACTATCATCAATTTATTGTATGTACCGTATACATTATTATTCTATTGTTCTACATTTTTCCACTTCAAAGGAGAACGCCATTTTTTTACCTAGGATCCATTTCTActcttttttatgcatttttactgTTATATGCACTGTTGTTTTTTAATCCACAAATTGTGAATTGTTATTATATTGTCCACATTTTATACTAGTTATTATCCTTTTTCCCAACAGCTGGCATATACCAGCCCACTAATAAAATATCCTTTACATACAGTACCTATGACTAGAGTGCCATCCCTATACTTATCCTAAAACTCCTCACAtacaagcgttgggtacgctcTGTTCGGATAGAGCACCTTATTCCATTCTTTGGGTCGTAGTGAGCCGCCCTATATTTATACTTCTAGATTTTCAGAAATAGCCAAGTCCTGGCTCAGCTATGTTTTAAGTCCATAACAGTGAAAGGTGGGTGGCCATGAATGGACAGCTGCGGTCTATTCACTTTGGGGGTtcaattctggagataggtgtgggtccaacatctgggacctgctcctatctgacattcatgacatattctagtgatatgccattagggaatacccctttaagtttttgtatttttatagaattgaataaaatgtaataattattactataatgaaAGATGGCGTCACATCTATGGCAGAAACAAAGTGATAGCATCTCAGCGCCTAAAATATTCTCACTCAAGATAATAGAAcaccagttgttgttttttttgtacatAAAGTAATTTGGAATCTTTTACAATTACTAGATATGGTCCAACTTGAGGAAGACTGAATCAATATTTAGACTCCTATGTCAAGATAGTGTTCATGCAGGCACTTGATAAAAGGCTCTGTTTGCCCAGTAACCATGAATTCTTTGGCTCCAGTACACACAAGGTTACAACTCTCACATACTTTGCTATAAATAAAGTTATGGGCAGGATAATGTGTGTGAGGAGGAGAATATGACTGAACATACCCAGGAGCTGTCCTAATATCAGCTAATAGGTATGATGTCATTCACTAGTCAGTGCAATAAGGTCACGCAGGGATGTCCTTGTTCTGTAGCCAAAGGCCACTGATTGATAAACAGCTGTTCTCTTACTgaagggaggagagaggagcacaTGCAATATGCATGCACTGTCCAATAATAGTCCTGGAATCTTGGATAGTAGAAAAGATATAACAAAGGATGCAACCTAATG
The genomic region above belongs to Bufo gargarizans isolate SCDJY-AF-19 chromosome 4, ASM1485885v1, whole genome shotgun sequence and contains:
- the CCN2 gene encoding CCN family member 2, with the protein product MASGKVTTLLVVALLSWVCDAQDCNGECKCPQRVPECEPGVSLVQDGCGCCKVCAKQLGELCTEKDVCDPHKGLFCDFGSRMNRKIGVCTAKEGAPCVFGGMVYRSGESFQSSCKYQCTCLDGGVGCVPLCSMDIRLPSPDCPYPRRVKLPGKCCEEWVCDQPMEKTMVGPALPAFRMEETYGPDPSLIRANCLVQTTEWSACSKTCGMGISTRVTNDNEHCRLEKQSRLCMVRPCEADLEENIKKGKKCIRTPKISKPIKFELSGCTSVKTYRAKFCGVCTDGRCCTPHRTATLPVEFKCPDGEVMKKKMMFIKTCACHYNCPGDNDIFESMYYRKMYGDMA